GGTACGCCGCGCACGGGTGGGAGGTCACCCCGGGGGCCTGTCTGGCCCGCAGCCGGTTCGTGTGCGGCCGGGCCGGCTGCCCCACCGTGGGCTGCCATCCCGCCCTGGAGAACTGGGAGCTGGCGGCCAGCGCCGACCCGGCCCGGGTGGCCAACTGGTGGCGGGCCCGCCCACACGGCGTGCTGCTGCCGACCGGTCGGGCCTTCGACGTGCTGGAGGTGCCCGCCCACCTCGGCCAGCTCGTGCTCGACGCGGTGCAGACCCATCCGGCCGGCACCGGCGTACGCGGACCGGTGCTGGTCACCCCCACCGGGCGGTGGATGTTCCTGGTCCGCCCCGGCGATCCGCTCCGGCCGGAGCTGGAGCACTGCTTCCACGTGGTCCGGCACGGGCCGGGGTCGTGGATCCCGGCACCGCCCACCCGGCTGCCAGAGGGGACGGTGCGCTGGGCGGTCGCCCCGGAGCAGGCCCGCTGGCAGCTTCCGGATTCCTACCTCGTGCAGAACACGCTGATCGAGGCGCTGCGCGCCACCGGGGTGACCCTCGCCCCCGACCTGCTCCCTGGTCACCTGCCGCTGCCACGGCGCGGCATGTGAACCGGCCCCGGTGGGCGATTCCATCCGGTGGCCGACAGCGTCGCCGAGGCGTCGGTCCTCGTTGACAGTGAGACGGCGCGAACGCGCGCCACGAACGGGGGAACGATGTCCACGGACGACCGAGCGCCTCATCCCGGCGGCACCGAACCGCCCCGGCGCAGCCACCCACGACACCGGTGGGCCGGCACCCGCCCGTCCGGCTCGCGCCCCGGCCGTCCCCGCCCCACCGGTTCCCGTCCCGCTGGCACCCACCGCCCGCTCCGCTAGTCCGTGCGGGGCATGCCGGCGGAGACGAACTGGCGGGCGTCGTC
The nucleotide sequence above comes from Micromonospora sp. NBC_00389. Encoded proteins:
- a CDS encoding bifunctional DNA primase/polymerase; translated protein: MWGNVAPRVAELSPLERVRLRRVAVRYAAHGWEVTPGACLARSRFVCGRAGCPTVGCHPALENWELAASADPARVANWWRARPHGVLLPTGRAFDVLEVPAHLGQLVLDAVQTHPAGTGVRGPVLVTPTGRWMFLVRPGDPLRPELEHCFHVVRHGPGSWIPAPPTRLPEGTVRWAVAPEQARWQLPDSYLVQNTLIEALRATGVTLAPDLLPGHLPLPRRGM